A DNA window from Paenibacillus segetis contains the following coding sequences:
- a CDS encoding LysR family transcriptional regulator, with protein MEFNDLRIFQTVAAHGSISKAALELNYVQSNVTARIKLLEKELQTPLFHRHKRGMVLNTEGKRLLEQSREILSKMEEMKRSFQDKSNPSGILKVGIVETVVALPDILSSYHSKYPNVELSLKAGVTDLLLQKVVDMKLDGAFVTGPIRHPLIEQVEVIQEKLVLVTKGPTFSMEDITTRPLLLYNKGCGYRGRLESWMKVEGLIPKQIMEFGTFGTIIGSVAAGIGITILPESSVRNLAAVGTVFVHDVPDPYREITTIFIRRKDSLLTSTLQCFIDEIVSRTGYEHSLYSSSR; from the coding sequence TTGGAATTTAATGATTTGAGAATCTTTCAGACCGTTGCGGCACATGGAAGCATCAGCAAAGCAGCACTCGAGCTCAACTATGTTCAGTCGAATGTGACAGCAAGAATTAAGCTGCTTGAGAAAGAACTCCAGACACCATTATTTCATCGCCACAAGCGTGGGATGGTTTTAAATACAGAAGGAAAACGGCTATTGGAACAATCGCGGGAGATTTTATCGAAGATGGAGGAAATGAAACGTTCATTTCAAGATAAATCTAACCCCTCCGGGATTCTTAAGGTAGGGATCGTGGAGACCGTGGTTGCGCTGCCTGATATTTTATCCTCGTATCATAGTAAATACCCCAATGTCGAGCTCTCATTAAAAGCTGGGGTAACTGATCTTTTGCTACAAAAGGTCGTTGATATGAAGTTAGATGGAGCGTTTGTGACAGGTCCCATTAGGCATCCCTTAATTGAACAGGTGGAGGTCATTCAAGAGAAGCTTGTACTTGTTACGAAGGGACCGACTTTTTCGATGGAGGATATCACGACGAGACCTCTATTGCTATACAATAAAGGCTGTGGTTATCGCGGGAGATTGGAAAGCTGGATGAAGGTGGAGGGACTCATCCCGAAGCAGATCATGGAGTTTGGTACATTTGGGACGATTATAGGTAGTGTGGCTGCCGGGATCGGAATAACGATCTTGCCCGAATCCTCCGTTAGAAATCTGGCCGCGGTTGGCACGGTGTTCGTTCATGATGTACCTGACCCTTATCGTGAGATTACGACGATTTTTATCCGGCGCAAAGACTCCCTGTTAACAAGCACGCTGCAATGTTTCATTGATGAGATTGTGTCGCGTACGGGGTATGAGCATTCGCTTTATTCTTCATCACGCTGA
- a CDS encoding DUF1232 domain-containing protein, producing MSEEKSDSTLGLTLTSLLRARSLSMRKLSTLTGIDTATISRIVNGKQRAKPDHLELFAVHLGVPTVQLFQAAGFDVSMPRVDHPTDINTSINSIREILQASNLIDHQFTAELIQKELNKYEPYVLTEEGKRIILNEFWVKIANVNGTGPFIDELKKMYHLYCGDEITLEKRAVLGSALLYFVSSTDIIPDYVFPLGYLDDAIAVQLVLDRLQRDEE from the coding sequence ATGTCTGAAGAAAAGAGCGATTCAACTCTTGGTCTAACTTTAACTTCGTTATTAAGGGCGCGTTCTTTATCCATGCGTAAATTAAGTACACTTACTGGGATTGACACGGCTACCATATCGCGAATCGTCAATGGGAAACAGCGAGCAAAACCAGACCATTTAGAGCTATTTGCAGTTCACCTCGGCGTTCCAACCGTCCAACTATTCCAAGCTGCTGGTTTTGATGTCAGTATGCCACGAGTTGATCATCCCACAGATATTAACACATCGATCAATAGCATTAGAGAAATTCTCCAAGCTTCTAACTTAATCGATCATCAATTTACGGCAGAGCTTATTCAGAAAGAACTAAATAAATATGAACCCTATGTCCTTACGGAAGAAGGCAAGCGGATTATTCTTAATGAATTTTGGGTAAAAATAGCCAATGTGAATGGTACCGGCCCGTTCATTGACGAACTAAAGAAAATGTACCATCTCTACTGTGGAGATGAGATTACCTTAGAAAAACGCGCAGTCCTCGGAAGTGCGCTGCTTTATTTTGTTTCATCTACCGATATCATACCTGATTACGTATTCCCTCTAGGATACCTAGACGATGCCATCGCGGTGCAACTGGTGCTAGATCGTCTTCAGCGTGATGAAGAATAA
- the ytaF gene encoding sporulation membrane protein YtaF, protein MTAWLLILGFAVSSSLDNLGVGISYGIRGIRIGFLSNVTIAVICFLLSMTGIMSGQWLSKVLPGIFPVLVGAFLLFIVGIRIILLAAPRKKHQPPQANVEEGSGAGSIKGILQNPETADADQSGAIGLGEAAILGVALAANAVTNGVGAGLIGLSPLAISLTAAIGSYITVWLGVGLGRKVASVRIGSFTLGQFSTVLSGIIIVGIACNSLLG, encoded by the coding sequence ATGACAGCATGGCTTTTGATCTTAGGGTTTGCCGTTTCATCAAGTTTGGATAATTTAGGTGTGGGAATATCGTATGGGATTCGTGGCATTCGTATTGGATTTTTATCAAATGTAACGATCGCAGTCATTTGTTTTCTTTTAAGTATGACAGGTATTATGTCTGGACAGTGGCTCTCCAAAGTTCTACCGGGGATCTTTCCAGTTCTGGTTGGAGCTTTTTTGTTGTTCATTGTTGGCATACGTATTATTTTATTAGCGGCTCCGCGTAAAAAACATCAACCACCCCAGGCGAATGTTGAAGAAGGGTCAGGCGCAGGTTCCATAAAGGGGATTTTGCAAAATCCCGAAACAGCAGATGCTGATCAATCAGGAGCCATTGGATTAGGCGAAGCTGCAATCTTAGGAGTCGCCCTTGCCGCAAATGCAGTTACGAATGGTGTAGGTGCAGGTCTGATCGGATTATCCCCACTCGCTATCTCATTAACTGCGGCTATAGGTAGTTATATTACCGTGTGGCTCGGTGTTGGTTTAGGCCGCAAAGTAGCTAGTGTTCGTATTGGCTCTTTCACATTGGGTCAATTTAGTACGGTTTTAAGTGGCATCATTATCGTAGGGATTGCATGCAATTCTTTGCTTGGTTAA
- a CDS encoding helix-turn-helix domain-containing protein has product MQFADKMQKLRKERGMSQENLAEIIGVSRQSVSKWESGQSYPEMDKMIALSELFNVSIDELVKDTSGSTGSAQNIHNSYVINVGSQFHYEYKSKRTLLGVPLVHVNVGRGIYVAKGIIAIGNISIGVVSLGVLSLGLISLGALAIGLLMALGGLAIGTISLGGLALGIFAVGGLAIGMFSIGGCAIASHIAIGGYATGHIAIGESATGAQTLIMQHNEFNSINGDQVRSLINQEYPNLWKALVDGIVSMFNSTSWNP; this is encoded by the coding sequence ATGCAATTTGCAGACAAAATGCAGAAGTTAAGAAAAGAAAGGGGCATGTCCCAAGAAAATTTAGCGGAGATTATTGGTGTGTCACGGCAATCCGTTTCCAAATGGGAATCGGGGCAATCGTATCCTGAAATGGATAAAATGATTGCATTAAGTGAGCTTTTTAACGTTAGTATTGATGAGCTCGTAAAAGATACCTCGGGTAGCACTGGGTCAGCACAGAATATACATAATAGTTACGTTATCAATGTAGGATCTCAGTTTCATTATGAGTACAAAAGTAAGCGAACATTGCTGGGTGTTCCATTAGTTCATGTAAATGTGGGACGCGGAATATATGTTGCCAAGGGAATTATTGCGATAGGGAATATTTCCATCGGCGTAGTATCGCTCGGAGTCCTCTCTTTGGGTCTTATCAGCTTAGGGGCATTGGCTATTGGATTGCTTATGGCACTAGGAGGGCTAGCGATTGGCACCATTTCGTTGGGGGGGCTTGCTTTGGGGATATTTGCCGTAGGCGGTTTGGCCATAGGAATGTTCTCAATTGGGGGTTGCGCTATCGCTTCTCATATAGCTATTGGTGGGTATGCAACGGGACATATAGCGATTGGTGAATCCGCAACGGGTGCTCAGACCTTGATCATGCAACATAATGAATTTAATAGTATAAATGGAGATCAGGTTAGGAGTTTAATTAATCAAGAGTATCCAAATTTGTGGAAAGCACTAGTAGATGGGATTGTCTCCATGTTTAACTCAACCTCATGGAATCCATAA
- a CDS encoding C40 family peptidase, with amino-acid sequence MTKKRGVLLLLLLTTLLYSAPAYAETAPQAPAPAIYLNDQQLQLETEPLLVNGTVLVPMRQLFEAQGAKLSWNGAAKTVTATKGDMTLTYHVGETIAYVNGQSISLIVPGRITQGYTMMPLRVFSEALGSTVKWDAKTKTVRMFSAIDYATTILSGVNLRSTPDSTSDSTSLQMLPAGEKVHIVQEVDAFWLEVRTRDNKTGYISAKPKYSDYTSASLVERQADELIAYGEKFLGTPYEFGASTDQTDTFDCSSFVRHLFLNKLSIDLPRVSYNQAKEGQEVGLNDLRKGDLLFFSARGLDIGHVAIYAGDNKLLHTYSKELGVHVGSFDGQWKKRFVTARRVL; translated from the coding sequence ATGACGAAAAAAAGAGGGGTACTTCTACTTTTATTGTTAACGACTTTGCTATATTCTGCTCCCGCTTATGCAGAAACGGCCCCCCAAGCTCCAGCTCCAGCTATTTATTTGAACGATCAGCAGCTTCAACTTGAAACAGAGCCATTGCTTGTAAATGGCACCGTTTTAGTTCCCATGCGGCAACTATTTGAGGCGCAGGGAGCCAAGCTATCATGGAATGGAGCTGCCAAAACGGTTACAGCGACCAAAGGCGATATGACGCTAACTTACCATGTTGGAGAAACAATAGCTTATGTAAATGGTCAATCGATAAGCTTGATCGTTCCAGGCCGTATTACACAAGGTTATACGATGATGCCGTTACGTGTCTTCAGCGAAGCATTGGGAAGCACTGTGAAATGGGACGCTAAGACCAAGACAGTCCGAATGTTCTCCGCGATTGATTATGCAACAACCATTCTGTCAGGAGTAAATCTACGAAGCACTCCGGACTCAACATCTGACTCCACTAGCCTACAAATGCTACCTGCGGGCGAGAAGGTTCATATCGTCCAAGAGGTGGATGCTTTCTGGTTGGAAGTCCGCACCCGTGACAATAAGACTGGATACATATCAGCCAAACCCAAATATAGTGATTATACGAGTGCATCTCTTGTAGAACGACAAGCAGATGAGTTGATTGCGTATGGGGAGAAATTCCTTGGGACACCTTACGAATTTGGCGCTTCAACCGATCAGACGGACACATTTGATTGTTCTTCCTTTGTACGACATTTGTTTCTGAATAAGCTGTCGATTGATCTACCACGTGTCTCTTACAACCAAGCCAAGGAAGGCCAAGAAGTTGGGCTCAACGACCTCCGTAAAGGAGACTTATTATTCTTTAGTGCACGTGGCCTCGATATCGGACATGTTGCCATCTATGCGGGAGACAATAAGCTGTTGCATACGTATTCTAAAGAACTCGGTGTTCATGTTGGATCTTTTGACGGCCAGTGGAAGAAAAGGTTCGTAACTGCGCGTAGGGTGTTGTAA
- a CDS encoding alpha/beta hydrolase gives MMKSYVVIFLFVVVMISGCGTIVHKDSLVQITPSKIDDIEISSRALNKNMRFAVYLPPDYDADQSYPVLYVLYGFGGNRNYIFNPMGLDQVADHLIHEGKITPLIIVSPDYGNSFAVDTVPGQGVKPSAVDEGNYEDYIMDEIVPYVDTHYSTEASRAGRYVGGFSMGGYAALYLGFTHSDLFSKVGGHSAAIWDYTAQDYFTDQRDWLYPTEELRNLRDPFRLAVNNNLEHVQVYLDAGESDGLAVVDEKLYTLLKNEGIPVAWHSNPGGHSTSYWMTHFEDYLTFYSGK, from the coding sequence ATGATGAAATCATATGTAGTTATATTCTTATTCGTTGTCGTGATGATATCTGGCTGCGGAACCATTGTTCACAAAGATTCTTTGGTTCAGATCACTCCCTCCAAAATTGATGATATTGAAATAAGCAGTCGTGCTTTAAACAAGAATATGCGCTTTGCTGTGTACCTTCCTCCTGATTATGATGCAGATCAAAGTTACCCTGTACTATATGTATTGTATGGTTTCGGGGGCAATCGTAACTATATTTTTAATCCCATGGGGTTAGACCAGGTTGCTGACCACCTCATTCATGAGGGGAAAATAACGCCGTTGATCATTGTATCTCCCGACTACGGAAATAGCTTTGCTGTAGATACAGTACCAGGGCAAGGCGTCAAACCAAGCGCCGTAGATGAAGGGAATTATGAGGATTATATAATGGATGAGATCGTTCCTTATGTCGATACTCATTACAGCACAGAAGCTTCAAGAGCGGGCCGATATGTAGGGGGATTCTCGATGGGAGGTTACGCGGCTCTATACCTTGGGTTTACTCACAGTGATTTATTCAGCAAAGTTGGAGGACACAGCGCAGCAATTTGGGATTACACAGCACAAGATTATTTTACAGATCAACGAGATTGGCTATATCCCACTGAGGAGTTGAGAAACCTAAGGGATCCCTTCCGACTTGCCGTTAACAATAACCTAGAACATGTGCAGGTCTATCTAGACGCTGGGGAGTCTGATGGATTAGCCGTCGTGGATGAAAAGCTGTATACCTTGCTAAAAAATGAAGGTATTCCTGTAGCGTGGCATTCAAATCCCGGAGGACATTCAACTTCCTACTGGATGACACATTTTGAGGACTATTTGACCTTTTACTCGGGAAAATAA
- a CDS encoding outer membrane protein assembly factor BamB family protein has product MQKKITLITCCLLLIISLGVVGCSSKSSSSSNDLVMFRGDPKHTGLLDTSGPTELHGVKWKFPTEGRIRSSPAFYNDAVYFGSEDQYFYAVNAETGTLNWKFATKGVIISSPAIMNGILYFLSGDGTFYALKAQSGELLWSFVTTGTNEARDPYDYWQSSPVVDQKIVYFGGGDGIFYALDAVKGDVKWKQNLHFQNAENFKDYPVTLHSSPVIDKGIVYIGLSGIIYEMQTEPGNVIALDALTGKQIWASNLMQAVDSSPTVDDQAIYFGMRNRAFQALDIKTGKPLWTNGSISYSLSSPAIHDGTIFSGSSDQHQLFALNASSGETKWSFPTSGAVHSSPVTDGTTVYCASGNSYADDRGFIYAIDAETGSEKWKLETGGNIFSSPTLHDGVLYVGNDDFNLYAIY; this is encoded by the coding sequence TTGCAAAAAAAGATAACGCTGATCACATGTTGTTTACTACTCATCATCAGCTTAGGAGTAGTCGGATGCTCTTCAAAATCAAGCTCGAGCTCAAATGATCTTGTCATGTTTCGGGGTGATCCGAAGCATACTGGATTGTTGGACACATCTGGCCCCACTGAGCTCCATGGGGTTAAGTGGAAATTCCCAACTGAAGGTCGCATCCGATCATCCCCTGCCTTTTACAATGATGCCGTCTACTTTGGCAGTGAGGATCAGTACTTTTATGCCGTTAATGCCGAGACAGGTACGCTCAATTGGAAGTTTGCAACCAAGGGGGTGATTATATCATCGCCTGCAATTATGAACGGGATCTTGTACTTCTTAAGCGGGGATGGTACCTTTTACGCCTTAAAAGCCCAAAGTGGGGAATTGCTATGGAGCTTTGTGACAACCGGAACAAATGAAGCTAGGGACCCTTACGATTACTGGCAGTCATCGCCGGTTGTAGACCAGAAAATCGTTTATTTTGGCGGTGGAGACGGTATTTTCTATGCCCTGGATGCAGTAAAAGGGGACGTAAAATGGAAGCAGAACCTGCATTTTCAGAATGCAGAGAACTTTAAAGATTACCCTGTCACTTTACACTCCTCACCAGTCATTGATAAAGGAATCGTCTATATTGGACTATCTGGCATCATTTATGAAATGCAAACCGAGCCAGGTAATGTCATTGCGCTGGATGCTCTGACGGGCAAGCAAATTTGGGCTTCTAATTTAATGCAGGCTGTAGACTCTTCTCCAACGGTAGATGACCAAGCCATCTATTTTGGAATGAGAAATCGTGCGTTTCAAGCATTAGATATCAAAACTGGCAAACCCCTATGGACTAACGGATCTATAAGCTATTCCCTTTCTTCACCAGCGATTCATGACGGTACGATCTTTTCTGGAAGCTCCGACCAGCATCAGCTTTTTGCACTAAACGCTTCTAGCGGGGAAACCAAATGGTCCTTTCCAACCTCTGGAGCGGTTCACTCCTCACCTGTAACGGACGGCACTACTGTCTATTGTGCATCGGGTAATAGTTATGCGGATGATCGAGGGTTCATTTATGCTATCGATGCTGAAACGGGTTCAGAAAAGTGGAAACTCGAAACAGGAGGCAACATATTCTCCTCCCCTACATTACATGATGGCGTATTATACGTTGGAAATGATGATTTTAACCTGTATGCCATATATTAA
- a CDS encoding helix-turn-helix domain-containing protein — protein MKHTKFGDCLNELLQLRGWSAARLAKSLNIDSSYVRRWVRGERTPSLNSNYIIQIAEVLNEGLDKEYKKVTKDVFLKGIQDLVGSGDVRNTEASAAENQSVFEQLVHILQQSQIHSLTLDHEARKTHKPIDRQTYVMDLLDNAQWHTTSTTPSNQEALAVFMGSQIPKAIQGKKEVLTAAISMIREAIADKEFIGNREIFLTFQSEKEYFDDYPEIYTHWQNTIIEALSLGWNMKQICKLNKNIERSLRLVHQIMDWTNYQGTYGLFYFNKYGIYNPPFEIFLVRGKGALLCFATDNHNEIDAALYINELESVQVIEKFAKQMFYDVEPLVRKLDREAYFELNSAKDRKSGNHLICYHDLSFLTVPFETMRKYVEVSIPNEAENKVHMKRIEASYKSFYRDIQKYKIVHIYPMRIFEYAVKTGQYPKNAYFRPIAGDITHHIKHIIWLLKTYEGFEIALVSDNQIELLNQAEWEIKGDHTIMIGVMPKNENDTNVELLTIAEGTIVGAFQEYFWDLWDRINPIHRDKASVISWLEQLI, from the coding sequence ATGAAACATACGAAGTTTGGGGATTGCTTGAACGAGCTGTTGCAACTGAGAGGGTGGTCGGCTGCACGACTAGCCAAATCGCTTAATATAGATTCTTCGTATGTTCGCAGGTGGGTTAGAGGGGAAAGAACTCCCTCTTTGAACTCCAATTACATCATCCAAATTGCCGAGGTCTTAAATGAGGGATTGGATAAAGAGTATAAAAAGGTGACAAAGGACGTTTTTCTTAAAGGAATACAAGACCTCGTGGGCAGTGGGGATGTGCGTAATACAGAAGCAAGTGCCGCCGAGAATCAATCCGTCTTCGAGCAATTGGTTCACATCCTGCAGCAATCACAAATCCATTCTTTAACTCTAGATCATGAGGCTAGAAAGACCCATAAACCAATCGATCGTCAAACCTATGTTATGGATTTATTGGACAACGCACAGTGGCACACAACAAGCACTACTCCTTCAAATCAAGAAGCATTGGCAGTCTTTATGGGCAGTCAAATTCCCAAAGCGATTCAGGGGAAGAAAGAGGTATTAACAGCAGCTATATCTATGATAAGGGAAGCTATAGCTGATAAAGAGTTCATAGGGAATCGCGAAATCTTTCTTACTTTTCAGAGTGAGAAGGAATATTTTGATGACTATCCGGAGATCTATACCCATTGGCAAAATACAATTATTGAAGCTTTGAGCTTGGGCTGGAATATGAAGCAAATTTGTAAATTGAATAAAAATATTGAGCGCTCACTTCGTCTGGTTCATCAAATTATGGATTGGACTAATTATCAGGGAACATACGGGTTATTCTACTTCAATAAATACGGCATATATAATCCGCCATTCGAAATATTTTTGGTCAGAGGAAAAGGGGCATTATTATGCTTCGCCACAGACAATCACAATGAGATTGACGCCGCACTATACATAAATGAACTTGAGTCAGTGCAGGTAATCGAGAAATTCGCAAAGCAAATGTTTTATGATGTCGAGCCCTTAGTGAGGAAACTGGATCGGGAGGCATATTTTGAGCTGAACTCAGCTAAAGACAGGAAGTCGGGGAATCACTTGATTTGCTATCATGATTTGAGTTTTTTAACAGTGCCGTTTGAAACGATGAGGAAGTATGTAGAGGTATCCATTCCGAATGAAGCTGAGAATAAAGTACATATGAAAAGGATTGAGGCAAGCTACAAGTCTTTTTATCGTGACATTCAAAAATATAAAATAGTTCATATTTACCCTATGAGGATTTTTGAATATGCAGTAAAAACGGGGCAGTACCCCAAAAATGCTTACTTTAGACCGATAGCGGGGGATATAACACACCACATCAAACATATCATATGGCTTCTGAAAACCTATGAAGGCTTTGAAATCGCTTTGGTTAGCGATAATCAGATAGAATTGCTGAATCAAGCCGAGTGGGAAATCAAAGGTGATCATACCATTATGATAGGTGTCATGCCGAAGAATGAAAATGATACGAACGTAGAATTGCTTACGATAGCGGAGGGAACGATCGTGGGTGCTTTCCAAGAATATTTTTGGGACCTCTGGGATCGAATTAATCCGATCCACCGCGATAAAGCCAGTGTAATATCCTGGCTGGAACAGTTGATTTAG
- a CDS encoding NAD(P)/FAD-dependent oxidoreductase, giving the protein MEQMDLFDVTVIGGGPAGLYSSFYSGLREMRTKLIEYQPQLGGKIHVYPEKMIWDVGGLSPITGAKLIEQLVEQGLTFNPEVVLNEKVESITRNEDGIFVLLGSSGQKHFSKTVIVAVGSGILNPQKLEIEGAERFEVSNLNYTVKSFNHFKDKSVIISGGGNSAIDWANELEPIAKKVYLTYRKEALTGHESQVTQLMNSSAECFLNSSITKLIACDTHEFIERVELTNHVTGEISYVDIDEVIINHGYERDSTLLKQSEVNLTMAEDHYIAGNANSESSIEGIYAAGDILMHEGKLNLIAGAFQDAANAVNKAKQFVQPDADKIAMVSSHNELFTKRNKELVKQQMITPS; this is encoded by the coding sequence ATGGAACAGATGGACTTGTTTGATGTAACGGTGATTGGAGGGGGACCTGCAGGTCTTTACTCTTCTTTTTATAGTGGGCTAAGAGAAATGAGAACAAAGCTGATTGAGTATCAACCCCAATTAGGTGGAAAAATTCATGTGTACCCAGAAAAAATGATATGGGACGTAGGAGGGTTGTCTCCGATTACGGGGGCAAAGTTAATTGAACAGCTTGTTGAACAGGGGTTAACGTTTAACCCCGAGGTCGTATTGAATGAAAAAGTAGAGTCGATCACACGTAATGAGGACGGGATCTTTGTATTGTTAGGTTCCTCAGGGCAAAAGCATTTTTCGAAGACAGTCATTGTAGCTGTAGGCAGTGGAATATTGAATCCTCAGAAACTCGAAATTGAGGGTGCGGAGCGGTTTGAAGTATCTAATTTAAATTATACCGTGAAGTCATTTAACCATTTCAAAGACAAGTCCGTGATCATTTCAGGTGGAGGAAACTCTGCCATAGACTGGGCCAATGAATTAGAGCCTATCGCCAAAAAGGTGTATTTAACGTATAGGAAAGAGGCTTTAACGGGGCATGAATCACAAGTAACTCAATTGATGAACAGTTCGGCAGAATGCTTCTTAAATAGTTCAATCACTAAGCTCATTGCTTGTGATACGCATGAATTCATCGAGCGTGTTGAGTTAACTAATCATGTAACAGGAGAAATCTCGTATGTGGATATCGATGAAGTAATTATCAATCATGGGTATGAGCGCGATTCAACTTTGCTTAAGCAAAGTGAGGTGAACCTAACTATGGCCGAGGATCACTATATTGCGGGTAATGCGAATAGCGAATCGTCCATAGAGGGAATTTACGCCGCAGGAGATATTCTCATGCATGAAGGGAAATTAAATTTGATCGCAGGTGCCTTCCAGGATGCGGCAAATGCCGTCAATAAGGCCAAACAATTTGTCCAACCTGACGCTGACAAAATTGCCATGGTCTCATCTCATAACGAGCTATTCACAAAGCGCAATAAAGAATTAGTGAAGCAGCAAATGATCACCCCCTCGTAA